From the genome of Porphyromonadaceae bacterium W3.11:
ATTTACGAGAATGGAAAGTACTGCACCTTTCCACACGCAATTGAGTTCCTCAATCGACCCTATGCTCAGATATTCCCGATACTGACTTCATACGATGAGCTTGCTAACTACCTCTCTCCCTTTATGGACGCTTGGGAGGGTGGAGCTCAAGACCAGTTGCAAGGACAGATAGCCAGTGCCAAGATACCACTCTCTCGCATGATTTCTCCAGCACTCTACTGGGTGATGACTGGTGATGATTTCTCACTTGACATCAATAACCCAAAAGAGCCAAAAGTATTAGTGGTGGGTAATAATCCCGACCGTCAAAACATCTACTCTGCAGCTCTTGGTCTGTACAATAGCCGCATCGTAAAGCTCATCAATAAGAAGCACCAGCTGAAGAGTTCAGTGATTATAGATGAGTTGCCAACCATCTACTTTCGTGGACTGGATAACCTTATCGCCACAGCCCGAAGTAACAAAGTGGCAGTGTGTTTGGGATTTCAGGACTTCTCCCAGCTCACCCGTGACTATGGGGATAAGGAAAGCAAGGTGATACAAAACACGGTGGGCAATGTATTCAGTGGTCAAGTAGTAGGAGAAACAGCTAAGACTCTCTCAGAGCGTTTTGGTAAAGCACTCCAGAAACGCCAGTCTATGACCATCAACCGCAACGATAAGTCCACCTCTATCTCCACACAGATGGATAGCCTTATCCCTGCCTCCAAAATTAGTAACCTCACGCAAGGGATGTTTGTAGGTGCTGTCTCCGACAACTTTGATGAGCGTATAGAGCAGAAGATATTCCACGCTGAGATAGTGGTAGACTCCGCAAAGGTCTCTGCTGAAATGAAGCAATACCAGCCAATCCCCGAAATAGCCACTTTCCAAAACGAAGATGGCTCCGATAATCTCCAAGAGACCATAGAAGCCAACTATAAGCGTGTCAAACAAGAAGTGCTATTCCTCGTTGACAGTGAAATTACCCGCATCAAATCCGACCCTTTACTCGCTCACCTCATCAAAGAGTAAATATGCAGTAAATGAAAACGAAATTAATTTAGAGCTTTATTCCTTGTTCTTGGCTTTGCAGCACATTACCTATGCCTATTTTTTCCTTGGTATGCTTACGAATAGTGTAGCGGAGAAGAATCCAAGGTCGGAAACCAAGGTCTGTCTGCCTATTCCAGTTGTAAGATTTGAAGGAGCCAGTCTCCGAGAAGGTTTCAGTCGTCAGAGCACCAGTAAAGTTTTGCAGAGCCACGGCAATATAAAAGTCAGGAGTGATATTATAATTAACCTGTAATTGTGCAAAGGTGGGTCTAAAATACTGAGTTCTAGACTGAGGAGTATAGCTATACTTTTGCCAGCTAATATCAGCACCAAACATCCACTTACCCTTGTACCACCACACACCAGCATTGACTAGGGGCATAGTCTTTACCTCTTGCCCCTCAAAGTAGTAGCGATTTTGTCCACCTCCTACATAAGCGTAGCTCAAACCATCCCTAAAGTTATAGTTAATGTTTGCTCCCCAATATAAGAAGTCAAACTTCCCGTCATTCTGATAAGTGTTGACCCGAACTCCTTGATCAATATAGGAGTATGGGGTAATCCTATCAGTATAATGATTATAGGTAACGGTCAGAGGAGTGAGGAAGAATCGCCCCAATCTAAGCCTATAA
Proteins encoded in this window:
- the mobC gene encoding conjugal transfer protein MobC: MGQEDDLRGLGKVMDFMRGISILFVIINCYWFCYEAFREWHFTISVVDTILMNFQRTTGLFNSILWTKLFSVLFLGLSCLGTRGVKEEKITWAKIWTVLAIGFVFFFLNWWLLALLFSSVGNASLYIFTLSVGYICLLMGGVWMSRLLKNNLMDDVFNIENESFQQETRLMTNEYSVNLPTRFYYKKKWNNGWINIVNPFRASMVLGTPGSGKSYAIVNNYIKQQIEKGFAMYIYDYKFPDLSEIAYNHLLNHIDAYPLKPQFFVINFDDPRKSHRCNPINPAFMTDISDAYESAYTIMLNLNRTWIQKQGDFFVESPIILLAAIIWYLKIYENGKYCTFPHAIEFLNRPYAQIFPILTSYDELANYLSPFMDAWEGGAQDQLQGQIASAKIPLSRMISPALYWVMTGDDFSLDINNPKEPKVLVVGNNPDRQNIYSAALGLYNSRIVKLINKKHQLKSSVIIDELPTIYFRGLDNLIATARSNKVAVCLGFQDFSQLTRDYGDKESKVIQNTVGNVFSGQVVGETAKTLSERFGKALQKRQSMTINRNDKSTSISTQMDSLIPASKISNLTQGMFVGAVSDNFDERIEQKIFHAEIVVDSAKVSAEMKQYQPIPEIATFQNEDGSDNLQETIEANYKRVKQEVLFLVDSEITRIKSDPLLAHLIKE